AGGCCTCTTTGGTTGCTTAACGCGGTACGGTGCATTTGCTCTCTGTTAATCCATCACGGCTGGAAGCACAAGTTGTGAGTTTTGATTGATACGTTTAATCTGATAACCTGATCGACGTGTCTACTTCCTCAATATGCTTTTGCAGCCCAGAAGCTCTGTATTATGCGTCTTCCGCATGCTCTGAAGCGCCCGTTAGAACTCTACACTCGCGGGCAATCGCAAAAGTGCAGAGGGGAGCCCGGCCTCCCTGCGGTCCCGTGTCCAGAGCAGGGACCGGAGCGGCAGGGAAGGAGTGGGTTCAGGCCGCCCGATCTGTGACTGGGAAGCAACAACGGGAGAATCAGATGGTACAAGAGGTGCGTTCAGACGACCCTTCAGGGCGACCTCTGTGATGGACCGAGTCCTTCCCCCAGACGTCAGTGCTGCCTCTGGAGGTGGGGGCCGAGGTGGCGCAGGTCGATGGGTCGTGGGGCACATCTCGCTCCTTCTTGCCTGAGCCTCTGGGGCCCGGATTGCTGTTGTTTCTCCGTCTCGTGAGCTCGCTGGGCCGCGTGGCAAGCGGGGCGCTACAGGAGCAGCGTGAGTGTGCCTTTCGCAGGAGCACCAGGGTTGCGGGACAGGGGTTTTGTCGGGGGTGGGGCTGGATGACGAAAAGCGCCAAGTAGAGAAGGGCGGGTGGAGAGCGCTGGGAGAGCAAACGCCCTGCTTTGCTTCCTGTTCGTCTCAAGTGACGGATCTCAGAGTCCTGCGCGCTGACACTCCAGCACCATGCTTTCTCAGTCTCCTGGGGAATTCCTCGGGCCTGGACCCCGTGTCACCCCTCTCGGCGTTCCCAGCGTGGCACGTGCTCCGTCAGGGTTGTCTGGTGGTAGCCAGGCTGACCCGGCCGGGCTGGCCACGCGGTTTCACAGACACGCAGCGCTCAGTATTCCTTTTCGGCCGGAGCGGTCGCCTGCGGGTGACCCGTTCTCCGAGGACCCAGAGTGGGCCTGGCCTCCAGCAGAGCGGTGGTTGTTAGCTAGTCTGTCCATTGGACACGCCTGTGGCTCTTAAGGGTTATGTATATGTAGCCATGACTATATACCCAGCCTTTAACATTATAGATGATATTTCCAGGCTAGGACTGTAAATCATAAGTATCCTAGCAACACCTACACTTCTATAGGTTTTGTCCAGTGGCATCTTGTGAATGTGATTCATTTGAATTTTGCAGAAGATTTTTCTGCAGATGAAATCTGTGGTTTTGCTGATGTCACCCTTTTTTATGCTCTAGATCAGGGATCGGCCAGCCGCAGCCCACGGCACCACGTCTGGTCCGCCCACCCAATTGTGTAACTGTCTGTAGCTGCTATCACATCACACTGTACCCGCAGGTTTGAGTAGTTGTGTCAGAGACTATATGACCTGAAGATCCTAAAATACTTAccatctggccttttacagaaagagGTTGCTGACACCAGCTCTCAATGAATATTTCTGTGCAAAACAGTATGCTGTGCACTCTGTGTTGAAATGGGAAGAAAGCTATTTCCTTAGTTCTCTGGCCCTCTGAGGATACTGGACTGTGatgcattttgctttcttttccccgTAGATTCACTTCTGTCCTGTTCCCTCCACTGTGAGCCAGAGGAGTTGCAAGTCCACCCCCTTCTATTCCAGGCCCGGACTTTGTGCCCAGGTCAAGCACCGCCATGGGAGTGGTGAGCGTCCTTTTCACTTTGGTCGGGAGTATAATTGTCAGTTGCGCTCcttgaagattactctaccgatAACTGTATCTTTGTTCACGTTCCAGGAACCCATGAATTCCACCAACATCTACGATGCAAACGAGGATGATTTTGGGTTGGCTAATAGTTCAGATTATTCACTCGACGTTGATAGCTTTCTGTGCTCCTTGCAGGAGGTCAGAAAGTTCTCTGGGCTATTTGTGCCACTTGCTTACTCCTTGATATGTGTCTCCGGCCTCCTGGGCAATGTTTTGGTGGTGGTCACCTTTGCTTTTTATAAGAAAGCCAAGTCTATGACCGACGTTTACCTCTTGAACATGGCCGTGGCAGACATACTCTTTGTCCTTACCCTCCCGTTCTGGGCAGTCAACCATGCCGCCGGCGAGTGGATTTTCAGCAACGTCATGTGCAAGCTGACCCGGGGCATCTACGCCGTCAACTTTACCTGTGGGATGCTGCTCCTGACCTGCATCAGCCTGGACCGCTACATCGCCATCGTGCAGGCCACCAAGTCCTTCCGGCTCCGGTCCAGGACCTTGGCTCACCACAAAGTGATCTGTCTGGTCGTGTGGGTGGTGTCGATCCTCATCTCCAGCTCGACCTTCATGTTCAACCAGAAATACAAGCTACAAGGCGTTGACGTGTGCGAGCCCAGGTACCACGCCGTCTCCGAGCCGATCCGCTGGAAGCTGCTGATGCTGGGACTGCAGCTCCTCTTCGGCTTCTTCATCCCGCTGGTGTTTATGATATTTTGCTACATGTTTATTGTCAGGACCTTAATGCAGGCTCAGAATTCGAAGAGGCACAGAGCCATCCGCGTGATCATAGCCGTGGTCCTGGTCTTCCTGGCTTGCCAGATCCCACATAACATGGTGCTTCTTGTGACCGCCGTCAACCTGGGCAGGACGGACCGCTTATGCAGCAGCGAGAGGCTGCTGGGCTACACCAGGAACATCACCGAGGTCCTGGCTTTCCTGCACTGCTGCCTCAACCCAGTGCTCTATGCCTTCGTCGGCCAGAAGTTTAGAAGCTACTTTCTGAAGATCATGAAGGACCTGTGGTGTGCGAGGAGGAGGCAGAAGGCGCCGGGCTTCTCCTGCTCCCGCCTGCACTCGGACAACTTCACCTCCCGGCAGAACAGCGAGACCGCGGACAATGACAACCCGTCCTCCTTCACCATGTGACGCCGCCCGGGCTCGGCGCGGACGGGCGGGCGGACAGGACAAAAAGGCTCGGGGCGTGTGGACGTGAAGCGGAAGCGAGCGGGGTCTGTCCTGCAGGATCAGGGCTGCGCGTGCTCGGGGTGCCCGCGGCACACTGACGGGCAGCACCCCCCAAACTCACTCGCCAGGGTTGCTCTGTGCCCGTGTCCCTGACGGCTGGCGTTCTGCAAGACAGCCTTTGGGAGATGCCGAGTGAAAATGAATTGCAGACAAGTGTGGACCCTTGCAGGAATATTCGCTAAGCGGCCCTAATAGACCACAGTTCCTTCTGGTCATCGCAAGACACCCCATGCCTTAAAAAACCCAAACGGAAAAAACACACGAAAGCCCCCAAGTAACTGATTTTAGGCAGAAGGTTAAACATTGTCCCCTCGCGATGGTTACTGTTGGTAATCGTAATTGCAAAATGCGCTGGCTTGAGCTTTATCTCATTTCCCTGTGAAAAA
This genomic stretch from Kogia breviceps isolate mKogBre1 chromosome 13, mKogBre1 haplotype 1, whole genome shotgun sequence harbors:
- the CCR6 gene encoding C-C chemokine receptor type 6: MNSTNIYDANEDDFGLANSSDYSLDVDSFLCSLQEVRKFSGLFVPLAYSLICVSGLLGNVLVVVTFAFYKKAKSMTDVYLLNMAVADILFVLTLPFWAVNHAAGEWIFSNVMCKLTRGIYAVNFTCGMLLLTCISLDRYIAIVQATKSFRLRSRTLAHHKVICLVVWVVSILISSSTFMFNQKYKLQGVDVCEPRYHAVSEPIRWKLLMLGLQLLFGFFIPLVFMIFCYMFIVRTLMQAQNSKRHRAIRVIIAVVLVFLACQIPHNMVLLVTAVNLGRTDRLCSSERLLGYTRNITEVLAFLHCCLNPVLYAFVGQKFRSYFLKIMKDLWCARRRQKAPGFSCSRLHSDNFTSRQNSETADNDNPSSFTM